A single window of Vibrio stylophorae DNA harbors:
- the creC gene encoding two-component system sensor histidine kinase CreC — MRWPKIPLGLRLFLLCFVLVAITAYAVTQTVLQELKPTVRQTTEETLVDMANLLAVLAQEDVANGKISESRFAQLLMAYGQRKPQAKIWQVGKNDINHRIYITDKNGIVIADSWQKDVGADFSQWNDVYLTLRGKYGARSTKQNPNDPLSSVMHVAAPIYHHGKIIGSVTVAKSNRSIQPFIDLTKRNLVYWIFAMGVVVLLVGGVFAWRTHAALQKLERYAEKLGAGEKVAKPQFRVFYEYATLSDALEKMRNQLDGKQYVETYVETLTHELKSPLSAIKGASEILQLPLTEPEILRFAGNIERESDRMQSLIDRLLQLARLEKKPQLDALELICVKTMVESVVAAADAKLTAKTLQCHILVDDQFWVMGEAFLLKQALFNLMDNALDFVAPHGQIIWRAALSQDMLQLSIENSGPHIPDYALARLTERFYSLPRANGVKSTGLGLNFVEQVMQLHRGALHIENSEIGVKVSLYLPIAS; from the coding sequence ATGCGCTGGCCTAAAATTCCACTGGGTTTACGTCTTTTTCTGCTGTGCTTTGTGCTGGTGGCGATCACCGCCTATGCCGTGACCCAAACTGTGCTGCAAGAGCTGAAACCGACAGTGCGCCAAACCACCGAAGAAACCTTGGTGGATATGGCGAATTTATTGGCGGTATTGGCACAGGAAGATGTGGCCAACGGTAAAATTTCTGAGAGCCGATTTGCACAACTGCTGATGGCCTATGGTCAGCGAAAACCCCAGGCGAAAATTTGGCAGGTGGGTAAAAATGATATTAATCATCGCATCTACATTACCGATAAAAACGGTATTGTGATTGCTGACTCTTGGCAAAAGGATGTGGGCGCTGATTTTTCGCAGTGGAATGATGTCTATCTTACCTTGCGTGGAAAATATGGTGCGCGTAGCACCAAACAAAACCCCAATGATCCACTCTCTTCGGTGATGCATGTCGCCGCGCCGATTTATCATCACGGCAAAATTATTGGCAGCGTGACGGTCGCTAAATCCAATCGTTCGATTCAGCCCTTTATCGATCTCACTAAGCGCAATCTGGTGTATTGGATTTTCGCCATGGGGGTGGTGGTACTCTTGGTCGGCGGGGTGTTTGCTTGGCGAACCCATGCGGCGCTACAAAAATTAGAGCGTTATGCGGAGAAGTTGGGGGCAGGGGAAAAGGTGGCCAAGCCGCAGTTTCGCGTGTTTTATGAATATGCAACACTCAGTGACGCCCTCGAAAAAATGCGCAATCAGCTTGATGGTAAACAATATGTAGAAACTTATGTAGAAACCCTGACGCATGAGCTGAAAAGTCCACTATCTGCCATTAAAGGTGCCAGTGAAATTTTGCAGCTGCCCTTAACTGAGCCTGAAATTCTGCGCTTTGCGGGTAACATTGAGCGGGAAAGCGATCGCATGCAGTCCTTGATTGATCGGTTATTGCAGTTGGCACGATTGGAGAAAAAACCGCAATTAGATGCGCTTGAGCTTATTTGTGTCAAAACCATGGTTGAATCCGTTGTGGCTGCAGCAGATGCGAAACTGACGGCAAAAACGCTACAGTGTCACATTTTGGTTGATGATCAATTCTGGGTGATGGGCGAGGCATTTTTACTTAAACAAGCGCTGTTTAACTTAATGGATAATGCGCTGGACTTCGTCGCGCCTCATGGCCAAATCATATGGCGCGCAGCGCTGTCGCAAGACATGTTACAACTATCCATTGAAAACTCAGGTCCCCATATTCCAGATTACGCACTCGCGCGTTTAACCGAGCGTTTTTATTCTTTGCCACGCGCCAATGGGGTGAAAAGTACCGGCCTTGGCCTGAATTTTGTGGAGCAGGTGATGCAGTTACACCGCGGCGCACTGCACATTGAAAATAGCGAGATAGGGGTCAAAGTTAGTCTTTATTTGCCCATTGCTTCTTAA
- a CDS encoding response regulator, which translates to MQEKLTIVMIEDEQAIAENLTYLLQRDGYDVQWFATAWQGLEYLKKQQSLFESTPQSIQPPALVLLDVGLPDGNGFELCKTIREFSAVPIIFLTARNDEIDRVVGLEIGADDYVTKPFSAREVLARIKLRIKSPVVMSAAAKPVVATSATQQMAPLAEASTTDSHESHQALIARNFDYYHGDQALGLTAVEFKILHKLMAVSPNVLSREQLMVAADMMVDACYERNIDSHIKAIRSKLRTVGMGSVGMDAQIQTKRGFGYYYDVATKPRTTPRNAQDVD; encoded by the coding sequence GTGCAAGAAAAACTCACCATTGTGATGATTGAAGATGAGCAGGCGATTGCTGAAAATCTCACCTATTTATTGCAGCGTGATGGCTATGATGTGCAGTGGTTTGCCACGGCATGGCAAGGGCTTGAATATTTAAAGAAGCAGCAATCTTTATTTGAGTCCACGCCTCAATCAATACAGCCACCCGCCTTGGTGCTTTTAGATGTGGGCTTACCCGATGGTAACGGTTTTGAGCTTTGCAAAACTATTCGTGAATTTTCTGCGGTGCCCATCATTTTTTTAACCGCCCGTAATGATGAGATTGATCGAGTTGTGGGGCTTGAAATTGGTGCCGACGATTATGTCACCAAACCCTTTAGCGCTCGCGAAGTCTTGGCGCGCATTAAATTACGCATTAAATCACCGGTTGTGATGTCGGCTGCGGCCAAGCCCGTTGTTGCCACAAGCGCAACGCAGCAGATGGCACCCTTGGCGGAGGCATCAACGACGGATTCACACGAGAGTCATCAGGCGCTTATTGCTCGTAATTTTGATTACTATCATGGTGACCAAGCGCTTGGTTTGACCGCGGTTGAGTTTAAGATTTTGCACAAACTCATGGCAGTGTCGCCCAATGTATTGAGCCGCGAGCAGCTGATGGTGGCGGCAGATATGATGGTTGATGCTTGTTATGAGCGAAATATCGACTCGCATATTAAGGCGATTCGCAGCAAGCTACGTACTGTGGGTATGGGCAGCGTGGGAATGGATGCACAGATTCAAACCAAACGCGGTTTTGGTTATTACTATGACGTCGCGACAAAACCACGCACAACACCGCGTAACGCGCAGGATGTAGACTAA
- a CDS encoding prepilin-type N-terminal cleavage/methylation domain-containing protein, with amino-acid sequence MKKQSGFTLIEVVVTIIILAILAVIALPKFINLKDEAQLSALTRMRGAVLEAMTTANSKLIVRGLQDDPRVCDAASASKDCEDRDTGIPGCDESFCLFEYGYPAADGVTIAHLVSGIAINNSEPENDDFAAFYSVKHGTMVITFSDNVVVEMSGGQVSGHHLKKDRCYITYEAARNPHEKPTLSEPINCGP; translated from the coding sequence ATGAAAAAACAATCGGGCTTTACGCTTATCGAAGTGGTGGTCACCATCATTATTCTGGCGATTTTAGCCGTCATTGCCTTGCCAAAATTTATCAATCTCAAGGATGAAGCACAGTTAAGCGCCCTCACCCGTATGCGTGGCGCGGTTCTAGAGGCTATGACCACTGCCAATTCGAAATTGATTGTCCGTGGCCTGCAAGATGACCCACGCGTCTGTGATGCAGCAAGCGCTAGCAAAGACTGTGAAGACAGAGATACCGGCATTCCTGGTTGTGATGAGTCTTTTTGCTTATTTGAATATGGCTACCCTGCGGCCGATGGCGTCACCATCGCGCATTTAGTGAGTGGCATTGCTATCAACAATAGCGAGCCAGAAAATGATGATTTTGCTGCTTTTTATTCAGTGAAACACGGCACCATGGTGATCACCTTTTCGGACAACGTGGTTGTTGAGATGTCTGGCGGACAAGTATCTGGCCATCATCTTAAAAAAGATCGCTGCTATATCACCTATGAAGCAGCGCGCAACCCGCATGAGAAGCCGACCCTCTCTGAGCCAATTAATTGTGGGCCCTAA
- a CDS encoding pyridoxal phosphate-dependent decarboxylase family protein, producing MKKYEQNWDSDNQITNDASNWAKYRKDMLSAFPAYQNEKSDPLAKAINKAVEAIDQLRPNGEGPAYLGSDPKLNIDFDHVKRIAMPNGMSTTEQVIDDTVALFEGLPNWGHPLTMCNVIPQANTASIVAAVLSEIFSPNILEGEYSWNVHRAELESAGMLGNLFGWNPENTGCLYTYGGSGCWTYHVKYALSRVLKDSRQKGVRTDAKVICSHQAHYTMLNSTDWMGLGMDNVIRVRTDVHTNAMDLQHLEEVLKECRDNDIPVASVVCTMGTTDANAFDPVEDVRKLLDQYPNNPEKYGKALLYCDSVVGWAWATFKEYDFEANPLQFSKEIIPSLKANAQALAGVQYADAIGVDFHKVGWSPYASSCFVYKDSEEFEGLLKRPGSAYLQPRSPYNPLDYTLEVSRAATGSLAGWATMKYFGYEGFQAILGGILENQHFLRNVLAAHTETICVNPEDHGLVTLFRAYPEGVFAEEEYRKELTDPAYKDQLVRNNMLTKAIGDKLYHWFREGKQINGRYTPYISFSTGFRVAEYNRDDTDPDAYIFALKIFPMNVHITPEIMRYAIDCVLLARDEVLSETC from the coding sequence ATGAAAAAATATGAACAAAATTGGGATTCAGATAATCAAATCACTAATGATGCATCTAACTGGGCAAAATATCGTAAAGATATGCTGAGTGCATTTCCCGCTTATCAAAATGAGAAATCCGACCCGCTTGCAAAAGCGATCAATAAAGCAGTTGAAGCTATTGACCAATTGCGTCCAAATGGTGAAGGCCCAGCTTATCTAGGCTCTGATCCTAAACTCAACATCGACTTTGATCATGTAAAACGCATCGCCATGCCAAATGGGATGAGTACCACTGAACAAGTGATCGATGACACGGTTGCACTCTTTGAAGGGTTACCAAACTGGGGTCACCCACTCACCATGTGTAACGTGATTCCTCAAGCCAATACCGCATCCATTGTGGCTGCCGTTCTCTCTGAAATTTTCTCACCTAACATTCTTGAGGGTGAGTATTCATGGAACGTTCACCGCGCTGAACTTGAAAGCGCTGGGATGCTAGGTAACTTGTTTGGCTGGAACCCAGAAAATACCGGCTGTTTGTACACCTACGGTGGTTCAGGCTGCTGGACATACCACGTCAAATACGCCCTTAGCCGTGTTCTTAAAGATTCACGTCAAAAAGGTGTACGTACTGACGCCAAAGTGATCTGCTCACATCAAGCTCACTACACCATGCTCAACAGTACTGACTGGATGGGTCTTGGTATGGATAACGTGATTCGTGTTCGTACTGATGTACATACCAACGCCATGGACCTTCAGCATCTTGAAGAAGTCCTCAAAGAGTGTCGTGACAACGATATTCCAGTCGCGTCTGTCGTTTGTACCATGGGGACTACCGATGCCAACGCCTTCGATCCTGTAGAAGATGTGCGTAAACTCTTGGACCAATATCCAAACAACCCTGAAAAATATGGTAAAGCCTTGCTCTATTGTGACTCAGTGGTTGGCTGGGCATGGGCAACATTCAAAGAGTATGATTTTGAAGCGAACCCACTTCAGTTCTCTAAAGAGATCATTCCATCTTTGAAAGCCAACGCACAGGCACTTGCTGGCGTGCAATATGCAGATGCCATTGGTGTCGACTTCCACAAAGTGGGCTGGTCACCATACGCAAGTAGCTGCTTTGTTTACAAAGATAGCGAAGAGTTTGAAGGGCTTCTCAAACGTCCAGGGTCTGCGTATTTGCAACCTCGTTCACCTTACAACCCACTTGACTACACATTGGAAGTTTCACGTGCAGCGACTGGCTCTCTTGCTGGTTGGGCAACCATGAAATACTTTGGTTATGAAGGTTTCCAAGCCATTCTTGGCGGCATCCTTGAAAACCAACACTTCCTACGTAATGTCCTTGCCGCGCACACTGAAACTATCTGCGTAAACCCTGAAGATCATGGCTTGGTCACCCTATTCCGTGCATACCCTGAAGGGGTATTTGCTGAAGAGGAATATCGTAAAGAGCTCACTGATCCCGCTTACAAAGATCAATTGGTTCGCAATAATATGCTAACCAAAGCCATTGGTGACAAATTGTATCATTGGTTCCGTGAAGGCAAACAGATTAATGGTCGCTATACACCATATATCAGTTTCAGTACCGGCTTCCGCGTTGCAGAATATAATCGTGATGACACTGATCCAGACGCCTATATTTTTGCACTGAAAATATTCCCAATGAATGTGCATATCACACCTGAAATTATGCGCTATGCCATTGACTGTGTTCTTTTAGCAAGAGATGAAGTTCTATCAGAAACTTGTTAA
- the gadC gene encoding putative glutamine/gamma-aminobutyrate antiporter GadC, protein MSNDNSTNKGTLKAKLTITTLAIMNITTVVSLRGLSSEAEYGTTAAFYYIFAALVFLIPVALCAAELATGWPQKGGVFNWISQAFGHRLGFLAIYLQWLATTIWFPTVLIFAGVSLAFIGPDQTFDQALAANRFYSGIVVLVVYWFATFISLKGVKTASKISSTAGLIGTIIPGILLVTLAALYIANGNPVHFDFSMRNFFPDFTNFDNLVLAASIFLFFAGMEINAVHVSEVENPSRGYPLAIIYATIFTVIIFIFGTLSIATIIPKSDINLVQSLLIAYDKLFAHFGLGWLGNITAAAIALGVLGQIIAIISGPSAGILRVGQKGYLPLSLQKVNANGVQKNILMCQGAIVTALVIIMTVLPSVQAAYQMISQLAVILYLGMYIMLFLSVIYLRYKEPNTPRPYKLPGGKVGLWLIAGTGLIGSILAFVLSFIPPSQISTGSPSTYVGILVAGTLIFTVIPFIIYACRKPSWDTAMDD, encoded by the coding sequence ATGTCTAATGATAATTCGACTAATAAAGGCACATTAAAAGCAAAACTGACAATCACCACGCTTGCGATTATGAATATCACAACCGTGGTCAGTCTCCGTGGTTTATCATCTGAAGCTGAATATGGCACAACGGCTGCGTTCTATTATATTTTCGCAGCGCTTGTTTTCTTAATTCCCGTTGCCCTTTGTGCCGCTGAACTAGCCACTGGCTGGCCACAAAAAGGCGGGGTGTTTAACTGGATAAGTCAGGCATTTGGCCACCGACTCGGCTTTCTTGCCATCTATCTTCAATGGCTCGCCACCACCATTTGGTTTCCAACCGTACTGATCTTTGCTGGGGTCTCTTTGGCATTTATTGGCCCTGATCAAACATTTGACCAAGCTTTAGCTGCAAACCGATTCTACAGCGGTATCGTCGTTTTGGTTGTCTACTGGTTCGCGACATTTATCAGCCTAAAAGGGGTGAAAACCGCCTCTAAAATCAGCTCCACTGCGGGGCTTATTGGGACCATTATTCCGGGTATCTTGCTCGTTACCTTGGCGGCACTTTATATCGCCAATGGCAACCCAGTTCATTTTGATTTTTCAATGCGAAACTTCTTCCCTGATTTCACGAATTTTGACAACTTAGTGCTCGCCGCAAGCATCTTTCTTTTCTTTGCCGGGATGGAAATCAATGCGGTGCACGTCAGTGAAGTTGAAAACCCCTCTCGTGGTTACCCACTGGCGATTATTTACGCCACGATATTCACTGTGATTATCTTTATCTTTGGGACACTATCCATCGCAACCATTATTCCTAAGAGCGATATCAACCTAGTTCAAAGCTTATTGATTGCATATGATAAATTATTTGCGCACTTTGGCTTAGGTTGGTTAGGTAATATCACAGCTGCGGCTATCGCACTTGGGGTTTTAGGGCAAATCATTGCCATTATTTCAGGTCCATCTGCCGGTATTTTGCGCGTCGGTCAAAAAGGTTATTTGCCTTTATCTTTGCAAAAAGTGAATGCCAATGGCGTACAAAAAAATATCTTGATGTGTCAGGGCGCAATTGTGACAGCCTTGGTCATTATTATGACTGTGCTACCTTCAGTGCAGGCGGCCTATCAAATGATTAGCCAGCTGGCTGTTATTTTATACCTTGGCATGTACATCATGCTGTTCCTATCCGTCATTTATCTTCGCTACAAAGAGCCTAATACACCAAGACCTTACAAATTACCGGGCGGTAAAGTGGGCCTTTGGTTAATTGCAGGGACGGGCCTTATCGGTTCCATTCTCGCTTTCGTATTAAGTTTTATTCCACCATCACAAATCTCCACAGGCTCACCATCAACCTATGTTGGGATATTGGTTGCAGGCACCCTCATCTTCACGGTGATCCCATTCATTATTTATGCGTGTCGAAAACCAAGCTGGGATACAGCAATGGATGATTAA
- the gadC gene encoding putative glutamine/gamma-aminobutyrate antiporter GadC, which produces MSTTTSKKTNNIANISVLTFAVMNITTVLSTRGLAPEAEYGLTSIFYYLFAAVCFLVPVSLVAAELATGWPQKGGVFNWIGAAFGKRMGFVAIYLQWLATTICFPTMLIFIAVSIAFIDKNHAQAIAANKYYILSVVLGIYWFATYTTSKGIKSAAKISAAAGIIGTIIPLLILFISGLIYVFCRDSVDFPIAENQLVPDFHQFHNLVLASSVFLFYSGMEINAVHVQQMDNPSKNYPKAIAIASSLTVVFLVLGTLLISAIVPHNKINLVESLFITYDTVFNYFHMPWMSQVITAAIAIGVFGQITVIVAGPSTGLFQVGQEGYLPKALQKSNGNGVQMPILYVQGLIVTVLSFVLVVLPSVQSAFQILGQLASILYLIMYLMLFSGAIYLRYKSPEVDRPYKIPFGNVGIWFVGLLGLFSSFLALSLSFVPPSQINTGSASSYITMLIILTLVFLLIPLVIYHNRKNTWLPAK; this is translated from the coding sequence ATGAGTACGACAACCTCAAAAAAAACAAATAATATCGCCAATATCAGTGTTCTGACGTTTGCGGTGATGAATATCACCACGGTTTTAAGTACACGGGGATTGGCACCAGAGGCGGAATATGGCCTGACATCGATATTTTACTATCTCTTTGCAGCCGTTTGTTTTTTAGTCCCCGTCTCCTTAGTCGCGGCAGAGCTCGCGACCGGGTGGCCACAAAAAGGTGGTGTATTCAATTGGATTGGCGCTGCATTTGGTAAGCGAATGGGTTTCGTTGCCATCTATCTACAGTGGCTGGCAACGACCATCTGTTTCCCAACCATGCTGATTTTTATTGCGGTATCCATTGCCTTTATTGATAAAAATCATGCCCAAGCCATTGCGGCCAACAAGTACTACATCCTTTCTGTGGTTCTTGGCATCTATTGGTTCGCAACTTACACCACATCAAAAGGGATCAAATCTGCGGCTAAAATAAGTGCTGCGGCCGGTATTATTGGCACCATCATTCCACTGCTGATTCTATTTATCAGTGGTCTGATTTATGTCTTTTGCCGTGACAGCGTTGACTTCCCTATTGCAGAAAATCAACTGGTTCCAGATTTTCATCAATTCCATAATCTTGTACTGGCCTCAAGCGTCTTTCTTTTCTACTCAGGGATGGAAATTAACGCCGTTCACGTCCAGCAAATGGATAACCCTTCCAAAAACTACCCCAAAGCAATTGCCATTGCTTCAAGTTTGACCGTGGTATTTTTAGTGCTGGGTACCTTGCTCATTAGCGCCATTGTTCCGCACAACAAAATTAACCTCGTCGAAAGTTTATTTATCACTTACGACACTGTATTTAACTACTTCCATATGCCTTGGATGAGTCAGGTCATCACCGCAGCCATCGCTATCGGGGTATTTGGGCAAATTACTGTGATTGTGGCTGGCCCATCAACTGGGCTTTTTCAGGTGGGACAGGAAGGCTATTTACCCAAAGCACTGCAGAAAAGCAATGGTAACGGCGTGCAAATGCCCATCCTTTATGTACAAGGGCTGATTGTTACGGTGCTATCTTTCGTATTGGTTGTCTTACCATCAGTTCAATCAGCATTTCAGATATTAGGACAATTGGCATCCATTCTTTATCTGATCATGTACTTAATGCTATTTTCTGGTGCGATTTACTTACGATATAAATCACCGGAAGTCGACCGTCCTTACAAAATACCTTTTGGCAATGTTGGTATTTGGTTTGTTGGGTTACTTGGCTTATTTTCTAGCTTTTTGGCACTTAGCTTAAGCTTTGTTCCCCCCTCACAAATCAATACAGGGAGTGCCTCTTCCTATATCACGATGCTGATTATCTTAACCTTGGTCTTTTTGTTGATTCCTTTGGTGATATACCACAATCGTAAAAATACCTGGCTACCGGCAAAATAG
- the queE gene encoding 7-carboxy-7-deazaguanine synthase QueE: protein MIAISEIFGPTIQGEGAGIGVPTIFVRTGGCDFLCDWCDTLHAVDRKLKHTWPLTSASDVMAKVQQLSHFQPMLITLSGGNPALQPLESLIDLGHQLGYRFAMETQGSVAQPWFAKLDVLTLSPKAPSSKMRFDTKRFQACLDAAHAEHTQIGLKIVVSDERDLDWAGEMRAQYPQLAMVLQPCNHQIKGEVSLEQLSERMRWLTEQVMTRGWYEVRVLPQLHVYLWGNQQGV from the coding sequence ATGATTGCCATTTCTGAAATTTTCGGGCCCACCATTCAAGGGGAAGGGGCCGGTATTGGTGTGCCAACGATTTTTGTTCGCACCGGCGGTTGTGATTTTCTCTGTGATTGGTGCGATACCCTGCACGCCGTGGATCGCAAGCTTAAGCACACTTGGCCGCTTACCTCGGCCAGTGATGTGATGGCGAAAGTGCAGCAGCTCAGCCATTTTCAGCCGATGTTGATCACTTTATCTGGCGGCAATCCTGCGCTGCAACCGCTGGAGTCGCTTATTGATTTAGGGCATCAGTTGGGTTATCGCTTTGCCATGGAAACCCAAGGCAGTGTGGCGCAACCTTGGTTTGCCAAATTGGATGTGCTGACCTTAAGTCCCAAAGCGCCATCTTCAAAGATGCGTTTTGATACCAAGCGCTTTCAAGCTTGCCTTGATGCTGCGCATGCTGAGCATACGCAAATCGGCCTTAAAATTGTGGTCAGCGATGAGCGTGATTTAGATTGGGCGGGTGAAATGCGCGCGCAATATCCGCAGCTCGCCATGGTACTGCAGCCTTGCAATCATCAAATCAAAGGCGAGGTGAGTTTAGAGCAGCTTTCTGAGCGGATGCGCTGGCTCACTGAACAAGTGATGACAAGAGGATGGTATGAGGTGCGCGTGCTACCGCAGCTTCATGTCTACCTTTGGGGTAATCAGCAAGGCGTTTAG
- a CDS encoding 6-pyruvoyl trahydropterin synthase family protein, which yields MFRIRKSFAFSASHQLFGLADDHPCTRLHGHNYEVIVELASDTLNSTGFVRDYRELSDFKAYIDDNLDHRHLNDVLGQDNTTAERLAKHLYDWAHARWPEVSAVSVSETPKTWAEYRPS from the coding sequence TTGTTTCGTATTCGCAAATCCTTTGCCTTTTCGGCATCTCACCAATTGTTCGGCCTTGCCGATGATCACCCTTGTACGCGCCTACACGGTCACAATTATGAAGTGATTGTGGAGCTGGCTTCAGACACATTGAATAGCACCGGCTTTGTGCGAGACTATCGTGAACTGTCTGATTTTAAAGCCTATATTGATGATAACTTAGATCATCGCCATCTCAATGATGTGTTGGGTCAGGACAATACCACCGCGGAGCGTTTAGCCAAGCACCTTTATGACTGGGCGCATGCACGCTGGCCTGAAGTATCGGCGGTTAGCGTGTCGGAAACCCCGAAAACCTGGGCTGAATACCGTCCATCATGA
- a CDS encoding ABC transporter ATP-binding protein: MLKWFENWTKPLPDDEVIQPPQGLYAFCRHYTRGFEVPLILMSLITATLAILEVWLMGFMGQLVDWLVASNPETFVDQEKSKLIGMSLMVLVVMPGLVLIHSLIVHQSLLGNYPMSIRWLAHRFLLKQSVSFYQDDFAGRVATKVMQTALAVRETVMKLLDVLVYVMVYFTAMLVLIAQADYKLMLPMLLWLSIYIALQIYFVPKLKRVATEQADARSVMTGRIVDSYTNISTVKLFAHTDREEAYAKEGMAEFLTTVHKQMRLVTGINLGVQFNNYLLVFIIAAVSIWLWTGSLISVGAIAIAVTLALRLNGMSQWIMWEVSMLFENIGTVVDGAATLAKPIVIEDKADAKALDVSAGAIHFDQINFHYGEDHPVLSQLDLNIQPGEKVGLVGRSGAGKSTLVNLLMRFYDVETGRILIDGQDIRDVTQDSLRANIGMVTQDTSLLHRSIRDNILYGRPNASEEDLMAALQQAQADQFIAGLTDPHGNVGLDAQVGERGVKLSGGQRQRIAIARVLLKDAPILLLDEATSALDSEVEAAIQESLYQLMEGKTVIAIAHRLSTIAAMDRLIVLDQGQIIEQGSHQELIAAGGIYAQLWQHQTGGFLGID; encoded by the coding sequence ATGTTGAAATGGTTTGAAAATTGGACAAAACCATTGCCTGACGATGAAGTTATACAGCCGCCACAGGGGCTGTATGCATTTTGCCGTCACTATACGCGCGGTTTTGAGGTGCCTTTAATTTTGATGTCGCTGATTACCGCGACCCTTGCCATTTTAGAAGTGTGGTTGATGGGCTTTATGGGCCAATTGGTTGACTGGTTGGTGGCAAGTAATCCGGAAACCTTCGTCGATCAGGAAAAATCCAAATTAATTGGTATGAGTCTCATGGTGCTTGTGGTGATGCCAGGCTTGGTGCTGATTCACTCATTGATCGTGCATCAATCACTGTTGGGCAACTATCCGATGTCGATTCGTTGGTTAGCGCATCGATTTTTGCTCAAACAAAGCGTGTCATTTTATCAAGATGATTTTGCTGGCCGTGTGGCCACCAAGGTGATGCAAACGGCGCTCGCCGTGCGTGAAACCGTGATGAAACTGCTCGATGTGTTGGTTTATGTCATGGTGTATTTTACGGCGATGCTGGTGCTGATTGCGCAAGCTGACTATAAGTTGATGCTGCCAATGTTGCTTTGGCTTTCTATCTATATCGCGCTACAAATCTACTTCGTACCCAAACTCAAACGCGTGGCAACAGAGCAAGCGGATGCGCGCTCTGTCATGACGGGTCGCATTGTTGACAGTTACACCAATATCTCAACGGTGAAACTTTTTGCCCATACCGATCGTGAAGAAGCCTATGCCAAAGAGGGCATGGCCGAATTTCTTACCACAGTGCACAAGCAGATGCGTTTGGTCACGGGCATCAACTTGGGCGTGCAATTTAATAACTACTTGCTGGTATTTATCATCGCGGCTGTATCGATTTGGCTTTGGACTGGCAGTTTGATTTCTGTGGGTGCGATTGCCATTGCGGTGACTTTGGCATTGCGTTTGAACGGTATGTCGCAGTGGATCATGTGGGAAGTGAGCATGCTGTTTGAAAATATCGGCACCGTGGTTGATGGCGCAGCCACGCTAGCAAAACCCATTGTGATTGAAGACAAAGCCGATGCCAAAGCGCTTGATGTGAGTGCTGGTGCAATTCATTTTGATCAAATTAACTTTCATTATGGCGAAGATCACCCGGTCTTAAGTCAGCTTGATTTAAATATTCAACCTGGCGAGAAAGTGGGGCTGGTGGGACGCTCAGGGGCGGGCAAATCGACTTTAGTGAATCTGTTGATGCGCTTTTATGATGTCGAGACCGGACGTATTTTGATTGATGGTCAAGATATTCGCGATGTGACGCAAGACTCGCTGCGTGCCAATATTGGTATGGTGACGCAAGATACCTCACTGCTACATCGCTCCATTCGCGATAATATTTTGTATGGTCGCCCTAATGCTTCAGAAGAAGATTTGATGGCGGCATTACAGCAAGCGCAGGCAGACCAATTTATTGCGGGCCTCACCGATCCCCATGGCAATGTGGGATTGGATGCGCAGGTGGGTGAGCGCGGGGTGAAGCTTTCAGGTGGTCAGCGCCAGCGAATTGCCATTGCTCGCGTATTGTTGAAAGACGCGCCGATTTTGCTGTTGGATGAAGCCACCTCAGCTTTGGACTCCGAAGTGGAAGCGGCGATTCAAGAGAGTCTTTACCAGCTGATGGAAGGCAAAACCGTGATCGCCATTGCCCACCGTTTGTCTACCATCGCAGCCATGGATCGCTTGATTGTGCTCGACCAAGGCCAAATCATTGAGCAGGGCAGTCACCAAGAGCTGATTGCTGCAGGCGGCATTTATGCACAGCTGTGGCAGCATCAAACCGGTGGTTTTTTAGGGATAGATTAA